The Megachile rotundata isolate GNS110a chromosome 3, iyMegRotu1, whole genome shotgun sequence genome includes a window with the following:
- the LOC100875899 gene encoding eukaryotic translation initiation factor 4E type 3, producing MHIAVLNMAAVECESKDEASPADLSQTPVFSEETVKKFEEHETSGVPLKSSWTFWLGRAISATTVEEYKQNLLKIYTVNTIQGFWAVFNNIPSVSAIQVRYNYHLMRDERYPLWEEPVNQNGGTWRLKCHKSDTEKIWKEVVLAAIGEQFGECVAEGDEICGVTASIRDREDVVHIWNTNAALASKATILEKIHSLLPNVNCTKFYKPHQSHHAYGRS from the exons ATGCATATCGCCGTTTTGAACATGGCCGCGGTGGAGTGTGAGTCGAAAGACGAGGCAAGTCCAGCGGACTTGTCACAAACGCCGGTATTTTCGGAAGAAACGGTTAAAAAATTCGAAGAACATGAAACGTCAGGTGTACCGCTAAAATCTTCATGGACATTTTGGTTGGGAAG AGCTATTTCTGCAACAACTGTTGaagaatataaacaaaatttattgaagATTTATACTGTCAACACTATACAAGGATTTTGGGCTGTCTTTAACAATATACCTAGTGTTAGCGCTATACAG GTCAGATATAATTACCATTTGATGAGAGATGAAAGATACCCATTATGGGAGGAACCTGTCAATCAAAACGGTGGGACCTGGAGATTAAAGTGCCACAAATCTGATACT GAAAAAATCTGGAAAGAGGTGGTGCTTGCTGCTATTGGAGAACAGTTTGGTGAATGTGTAGCTGAAGGAGATGAGATTTGTGGAGTAACTGCATCTATAAGGGACAGAGAAGATGTTGTTCAT ATCTGGAATACAAATGCTGCTTTGGCATCAAAGGCAACAATTTTAGAAAAAATTCATTCTCTCTTGCCTAATGTGAACTGcacaaaattttacaaac CACACCAATCTCATCATGCCTATGGTCGCAGTTAA
- the LOC100882330 gene encoding uncharacterized protein CG1161, whose amino-acid sequence MLKHIILVIVITLLCLSQSEAQYDDKRCKCICPNVSSVVNTAQSSLVRKTYIINVPPSQCNCEGVVLPKVGDQLKGKEEIFCSRCGCKYENRNTTIIKIVVILVIWVISLLVIYMLFLICLDPLLNKTMHKTSTNIGYHEHNNVEDDSSIGPGTSHPMGERGNVLNRVGHQQDKWKRQVREQRRNIYDRHTMLN is encoded by the exons ATGTTGAAGCACATTATCCTCGTGATCGTAATCACATTGTTATGTTTGTCACAATCTGAG GCACAATACGATGATAAACGATGTAAATGCATTTGTCCTAATGTTTCATCCGTTGTGAATACAGCGCAATCATCATTAGTACGAAAAACGTACATCATAAATGTTCCACCTTCTCAATG TAATTGCGAAGGGGTTGTCTTACCAAAGGTAGGAGATCAGTTAAAAGGCAAAGAAGAAATTTTTTGTTCAAGATGTGGTTGCAAGTATGAAAATAGGAATACCACTATTATTAAA ATAGTGGTAATTCTTGTTATTTGGGTTATATCTCTTTTAGTGATTTACATGTTATTCCTAATCTGTTTGGATCCATTATTGAATAAAACAATGCATAAAACTTCCACCAATATTGGTTATCATGAACACAATAATGTAGAG GATGATTCATCGATAGGACCTGGAACATCTCATCCTATGGGTGAAAGGGGTAATGTACTAAACCGTGTTGGTCATCAGCAAGACAAATGGAAACGTCAAGTTCGGGAACAACGACGTAACATTTATGACAGACACACTATGCTTAATTAA
- the LOC105662143 gene encoding ADP,ATP carrier protein-like isoform X2 has protein sequence MDAYKSFLVDFLAGGISAAVSKTAVAPLERVKLLLQVQHTSKQIRPEDRYKGMVDAFIRIPRETGFLSYWRGNLANVIRYFPTQALNFAFKDKFKVLFLEGVPKDAFWKQFAGNLASGGAAGATSLLFVYPLDFARTRLAADIGKGDKREFKGLGDCLVKIFKTDGLMGLYRGFNVVTTIAGIVSYPFDTVRRRMMMQSGRSKAEVMYKNTLDCWVKTAKAEGVGAFFKGSLSNILRGTGGALVLTLYDIIKETIDNALKTTNSKPSE, from the exons ATGGATGCATACAAATCGTTTTTAGTAGATTTTTTAGCCGGTGGAATATCTGCTGCTGTTTCAAAAACTGCAGTTGCACCGTTAGAAAGAGTGAAGTTATTACTTCAGGTACAACATACTTCAAAACAAATAAGACCTGAAGACCGATATAAGG GTATGGTGGACGCGTTTATACGTATACCTAGAGAAACTGGTTTCCTTAGTTACTGGAGAGGCAATCTAGCTAATGTAATTCGATATTTTCCAACACAAGCTTTAAATTTTGCGTTTAAAGACAAAttcaaagttttattcttggaaGGTGTTCCAAAAGATGCATTTTGGAAACAATTTGCTGGAAATTTGGCATCTGGTGGTGCTGCTGGAGCAACATctcttttatttgtttatcCACTTGATTTCGCACGTACAAG atTAGCAGCAGATATCGGAAAAGGTGACAAACGAGAATTTAAAGGTTTAGGTGACTGtttggtaaaaatatttaagacaGATGGTTTAATGGGATTGTATCGTGGTTTCAAC GTAGTAACAACAATAGCTGGAATTGTATCGTATCCTTTTGATACTGTTAGAAGACGCATGATGATGCAATCGGGGCGCAGTAAAGCGGAAGTAATGTATAAAAACACATTGGACTGTTGGGTAAAAACAGCCAAAGCAGAAGGTGTTGGGGCTTTTTTTAAAGGGTCACTTTCAAATATTCTTAGAGGTACTGGAGGAGCATTAGTTTTAACATTGTATGATATAATTAAAGAAACGATTGATAACGCGCTCAAAACAACAAATTCAAAACCTtcggaataa
- the LOC105662143 gene encoding ADP,ATP carrier protein-like isoform X1, whose product MDAYKSFLVDFLAGGISAAVSKTAVAPLERVKLLLQVQHTSKQIRPEDRYKGMVDAFIRIPRETGFLSYWRGNLANVIRYFPTQALNFAFKDKFKVLFLEGVPKDAFWKQFAGNLASGGAAGATSLLFVYPLDFARTRLAADIGKGDKREFKGLGDCLVKIFKTDGLMGLYRGFNVSVQGIVIYRAAYFGFYDTTKGMLPDPKNTPLHINFLIAQVVTTIAGIVSYPFDTVRRRMMMQSGRSKAEVMYKNTLDCWVKTAKAEGVGAFFKGSLSNILRGTGGALVLTLYDIIKETIDNALKTTNSKPSE is encoded by the exons ATGGATGCATACAAATCGTTTTTAGTAGATTTTTTAGCCGGTGGAATATCTGCTGCTGTTTCAAAAACTGCAGTTGCACCGTTAGAAAGAGTGAAGTTATTACTTCAGGTACAACATACTTCAAAACAAATAAGACCTGAAGACCGATATAAGG GTATGGTGGACGCGTTTATACGTATACCTAGAGAAACTGGTTTCCTTAGTTACTGGAGAGGCAATCTAGCTAATGTAATTCGATATTTTCCAACACAAGCTTTAAATTTTGCGTTTAAAGACAAAttcaaagttttattcttggaaGGTGTTCCAAAAGATGCATTTTGGAAACAATTTGCTGGAAATTTGGCATCTGGTGGTGCTGCTGGAGCAACATctcttttatttgtttatcCACTTGATTTCGCACGTACAAG atTAGCAGCAGATATCGGAAAAGGTGACAAACGAGAATTTAAAGGTTTAGGTGACTGtttggtaaaaatatttaagacaGATGGTTTAATGGGATTGTATCGTGGTTTCAACGTAAGTGTTCAGGGGATCGTTATTTATAGAGCAGCATATTTTGGTTTTTACGACACTACTAAAGGCATGCTTCCAGATCCAAAGAACACTCCACTACacattaactttttaattgcCCAA GTAGTAACAACAATAGCTGGAATTGTATCGTATCCTTTTGATACTGTTAGAAGACGCATGATGATGCAATCGGGGCGCAGTAAAGCGGAAGTAATGTATAAAAACACATTGGACTGTTGGGTAAAAACAGCCAAAGCAGAAGGTGTTGGGGCTTTTTTTAAAGGGTCACTTTCAAATATTCTTAGAGGTACTGGAGGAGCATTAGTTTTAACATTGTATGATATAATTAAAGAAACGATTGATAACGCGCTCAAAACAACAAATTCAAAACCTtcggaataa
- the LOC100882438 gene encoding flotillin-1, protein MSCGFVTCGPNEALVVSGCCYSKPLLVPGGRVFVWPIVQQVQKISLNTMTLQVESPTVYTCQGVPISVTGIAQVKIQGQNEEMLSTACEQFLGKSEDEIHNIALVTLEGHQRAIMGSMTVEEIYKDRKKFSKEVFEVASSDLVNMGITVVSYTLKDIRDEEGYLKALGMARTAEVKRDARIGEAEARRDAQIREAIAEEQRMAARFLNDTEIAKAQRDFELKKAAYDVEVQTKKAEAEMAFELQAAKTKQRIMEEQMQVKVIERSQEIAVQEQEMLRRERELDATVRRPADAEKYRLEKMAEANKLRLVMEAEAEAEAIKIRGDAEAFAIEAKAKADTVQMARKAAAWDEYKSAAMIDMMLDTLPKVAAEVAAPLSQAKKITMVSSGTGTVGAEKLTEEVFNIVTRVPELVKNLTGVDIAKSVHAA, encoded by the exons ATGAGTTGCGGATTTGTTACTTGCGGTCCAAACGAGGCCCTTGTAGTGTcag GATGCTGTTACAGCAAACCTCTCCTAGTACCTGGTGGCCGGGTTTTTGTATGGCCAATTGTCCAGCAAGTGCAAAA AATTTCATTGAACACCATGACGTTACAAGTAGAGAGTCCAACTGTTTATACATGCCAAGGCGTACCAATATCTGTAACAGGAATTGCACAG GTAAAAATACAAGGACAAAATGAAGAAATGCTTTCTACAGCATGTGAACAATTTCTTGGAAAATCTGAAGATGAAATTCATAATATTGCACTCGTTACATTAGAAGGACATCAACGAGCAATAATGGGAAGCATGACTGTAGAG GAAATATACAAAGATCGTAAAAAGTTCAGTAAAGAAGTATTTGAAGTAGCAAGCAGTGATCTAGTCAATATGGGCATTACAGTTGTGTCCTATACATTAAAAGATATTCGAGATGAGGAA GGATATCTTAAAGCTCTTGGAATGGCACGAACTGCTGAAGTGAAACGAGATGCAAGAATCGGAGAAGCAGAAGCTCGTCGCGATGCTCAGATTCGTGAAGCTATCGCGGAAGAACAAAGAATGGCTGCACGTTTTCTTAACGATACCGAAATTGCAAAAGCGCAACGAGATTTCGAACTAAAGAAAGCTGCTTATGACGTTGAAGTGCAAACTAAG AAAGCAGAAGCAGAAATGGCATTCGAATTACAAGCTGCAAAAACCAAACAAAGAATTATGGAAGAACAAATGCAAGTAAAAGTAATTGAACGCAGTCAAGAAATAGCCGTACAAGAACAAGAAATGTTAAGACGCGAAAGAGAATTAGATGCAACTGTACGACGTCCAGCTGATGCCGAAAAATACAG GCTAGAAAAAATGGCTGAAGCCAACAAATTGCGTTTAGTAATGGAAGCTGAAGCAGAAGCAGAAGCTATCAAAATTCGCGGTGATGCAGAAGCTTTTGCTATTGAAGCAAAAGCTAAAGCAGATACAGTACAAATGGCAAGGAAAGCTGCTGCATGGGATGAGTATAAGAGCGCTGCTATGATTGATATGATGCTTGATACGCTTCCGAAg GTTGCAGCTGAAGTCGCAGCACCATTGTCACAAGCAAAGAAGATAACAATGGTTTCAAGTGGAACTGGAACTGTTGGAGCAGAGAAATTAACAGAAGAGGTCTTTAACATTGTAACACGTGTACCGGAACTGGTTAAGAATTTAACAGGAGTAGATATTGCAAAG TCTGTCCATGCTGCTTAA
- the LOC100876011 gene encoding splicing factor C9orf78 codes for MNINVYDKNNHKSNMTSTEEVKIEFKRKSRKSLRKRHVSSDEDDNENEETSIREKVEEMKIIQKLRERPKGVNVVGLALGENVTPDVMTSDPFNVKTGGMVNMAALKNTKLKQNDAYETGIGTQFNAETNKRDEDEEMVKYIEEELSKRKSKNEDKTENGSSNDKGSYCSPEEAALQAVPEHLRQSSAHRSEEMLSNQMLSGIPEVDLGIEAKIRNIEATEEAKLKLLWDRHRKKDGPSQFVPTNMAVNFVQHNRFNIEDADFQKSKQDSDDRKKVTAPRDDFKGKRKDNGEKATDDYHYERFKKQFRRF; via the exons ATGAACATTAATGTTTACGATAAAAATAACCACAAAAGCAAT ATGACTAGCACAGAGGAAGTTAAAATAGAATTTAAGAGAAAGTCCAGGAAATCTTTAAGGAAACGACATGTTTCGTCTGATGAAGATGataatgaaaatgaagaaaCGTCGATTAG AGAAAAAGTGGAAGAGATGAAAATTATACAGAAGCTTCGTGAGCGTCCAAAAGGAGTGAATGTTGTTGGATTAGCTCTTGGAGAAAATGTAACACCCGATGTGATGACA TCAGATCCATTTAACGTGAAAACTGGAGGAATGGTGAACATGGCTGCGTTAAAAAATACTAAACTTAAGCAAAATGATGCTTATGAAACAGGTATAGGTACACAATTTAAtgctgaaacaaacaaaagagatgaagatgaagaaat GGTGAAGTATATAGAAGAAGAATTATCAAAAAGAAAAAGCAAAAATGAAGACAAAACAGAAAATGGATCCAGCAATGATAAAGGATCCTATTGTTCACCAGAGGAAGCAGCATTACAAGCAGTACCTGAACATTTAAGACAAAGTTCTGCTCATAGAAGTGAAGAAATGCTTTCTAATCAAATGTTGTCTGGTATTCCAGAAGTAGATCTTGGAATAGA agCAAAAATCCGTAATATCGAAGCAACGGAAGAAGCTAAGTTGAAATTGCTTTGGGACAGACACAGGAAGAAAGATGGTCCTTCACAATTTGTACCGACAAATATGGCTGTGAATTTTGTACAACACAACAGAT TTAATATAGAGGATGCAGACTTTCAGAAGTCTAAGCAAGATTCTGATGATAGAAAGAAAGTAACAGCTCCCAGGGATGATTTTAAAGGAAAACGAAAAGATAACGGAGAAAAAGCAACCGATGATTACCACTACGAGcgatttaaaaaacaatttagaCGATTTTAA